A genomic region of Campylobacter corcagiensis contains the following coding sequences:
- a CDS encoding DUF5675 family protein — protein MKKMVIRRDKEVADATLGAFSLFDENGGEILTGWTLEPAGPDEVKPNLDRRIPEGKYNAVWSYSPRFKKKLPLLSNELVSKDRRILIHTGNYGRDTTGCVIVGDGLGKNGVFNSIKKFKELVEYLKFEDFIVEIDNVSV, from the coding sequence ATGAAAAAAATGGTAATAAGAAGAGATAAAGAAGTAGCCGATGCAACCTTAGGGGCGTTTTCTTTGTTTGATGAAAATGGGGGTGAGATACTAACAGGCTGGACGCTTGAACCAGCTGGACCTGATGAAGTAAAGCCAAATTTAGATAGACGAATACCAGAGGGCAAGTATAATGCCGTTTGGAGTTATAGTCCAAGATTCAAGAAAAAACTACCACTTCTATCAAATGAGCTAGTTAGTAAAGATAGAAGGATTTTAATCCACACAGGCAACTATGGTCGTGATACAACTGGGTGCGTGATAGTAGGCGATGGTTTAGGAAAAAATGGCGTATTTAACTCTATAAAAAAATTTAAAGAGTTAGTGGAGTATCTTAAATTTGAAGATTTTATAGTAGAAATTGATAATGTGAGCGTATGA
- a CDS encoding phage protease, whose protein sequence is MQKSVIQKPLSLNFKENELIKVSPIGEVVGLDGRKFKISGESLVENIQKNALDIVLDENHSFGGAVGWFDKNSFELKSDGIYAKLELNKKGKELIENRVYKYLSPVYDVSGGSVVALDSVGLVNRPNLLNNALNHKGEKVDIKDSNEYKALEKELNEVKALNEAFKKELDELKQSSKADENKDEDDKLELNSRLEKIEKSLDAMSSIFGKKDLEKNEKQTLSDEERKIALMLGLSDDEYKGAK, encoded by the coding sequence TTGCAAAAGAGTGTTATTCAAAAACCTTTAAGTCTAAATTTCAAAGAAAACGAACTTATAAAAGTAAGTCCTATTGGAGAGGTTGTTGGGCTTGATGGTAGAAAATTTAAAATCAGCGGTGAAAGCTTAGTTGAAAATATCCAAAAAAATGCCCTTGATATAGTTTTAGATGAAAATCATAGCTTTGGAGGTGCGGTTGGTTGGTTTGATAAAAATAGCTTTGAATTAAAAAGTGATGGAATTTATGCAAAGCTAGAACTAAATAAAAAAGGCAAAGAGCTTATTGAAAATAGAGTTTATAAGTATTTAAGCCCTGTATATGATGTAAGTGGAGGCAGTGTGGTAGCCCTTGATAGCGTTGGGTTAGTTAATAGACCAAATTTATTAAATAATGCATTAAATCATAAAGGAGAAAAAGTGGATATTAAAGATAGCAATGAGTATAAGGCTTTAGAAAAAGAGCTAAATGAGGTAAAAGCTTTAAATGAAGCTTTTAAAAAAGAGCTTGATGAGTTAAAACAAAGCAGTAAGGCTGATGAAAATAAAGATGAAGATGATAAATTAGAGCTTAATTCTAGGCTTGAAAAGATAGAAAAAAGCTTAGATGCGATGAGTTCTATTTTTGGCAAAAAAGATCTTGAAAAAAATGAAAAACAAACCCTTAGCGATGAAGAGAGAAAAATAGCCTTGATGCTAGGGCTAAGTGATGATGAATACAAAGGAGCAAAATAA
- a CDS encoding phage portal protein family protein, whose protein sequence is MKEFLKPKREFIKTDLSYYTELTASRVRAALLTKNQQELFPLFNLLVDKDTSLGSECEKRLNSTLNKFFTHDLGESEDENIEEIIKASVEARLYGFSLLELYLENNFIKVSLVDRSYIEFRENLPTLRIGKNRFIAKEPFFITITSNPAMLKTLWIAYAKHYVLSLYLKFAEFLGVPPLIGGATSSDEKTLKQMSEAFENLRSGSYAIFGVNDTIKILEGRGSQEDFMEFIRYCDAEIAKCINGSVLSSNTATTGSYAQGKIHENNRFEIIDADIKFASRQVKNFYSRFNKKANLNIQYEKDKNLLQRAQMLSILYPLGYEMSIDDMAKEFDLPLPKKEKLKSLNYKLPKKPLDKFDEFIESPNFKEPLKGVETMIKDSLNTLLKECNTYEEAFNKLYEIYDGVPLDILENVMFSAMSNAEILGLSDEF, encoded by the coding sequence ATGAAAGAGTTTCTAAAACCAAAAAGAGAATTTATCAAAACAGATTTAAGCTACTACACAGAACTAACAGCTAGTAGGGTAAGAGCAGCTCTTCTAACCAAAAACCAGCAAGAACTATTTCCTCTTTTTAATCTCTTAGTTGATAAAGATACCAGTTTAGGTAGTGAGTGCGAAAAAAGATTAAATTCTACTTTAAATAAGTTTTTTACCCACGATTTAGGAGAGAGTGAAGATGAAAATATTGAAGAGATAATTAAAGCTAGTGTTGAGGCAAGGTTGTATGGATTTTCACTGCTTGAGCTATATTTAGAAAATAATTTTATAAAAGTTAGTTTGGTAGATAGAAGTTATATTGAGTTTAGAGAAAATTTGCCAACTTTAAGGATAGGTAAAAACCGCTTTATTGCCAAAGAGCCATTTTTTATAACTATTACTTCAAACCCTGCTATGTTAAAAACTCTTTGGATAGCTTATGCAAAACACTATGTTTTAAGCCTTTATCTGAAATTTGCTGAGTTTTTAGGCGTTCCACCGCTAATTGGTGGAGCTACTAGTAGTGATGAAAAAACACTTAAACAGATGAGTGAAGCATTTGAAAACCTAAGAAGTGGAAGTTATGCTATATTTGGCGTAAATGATACGATTAAGATACTTGAAGGGCGTGGAAGCCAAGAGGACTTTATGGAGTTTATCCGCTACTGTGATGCTGAGATAGCAAAGTGTATAAATGGCTCAGTTCTTAGTTCAAACACGGCAACTACTGGAAGTTACGCACAAGGCAAGATCCACGAAAATAACCGCTTTGAGATAATTGATGCTGATATTAAATTTGCCTCGCGTCAAGTAAAGAACTTTTACTCTCGTTTTAACAAAAAGGCTAATTTAAATATTCAGTATGAAAAAGATAAAAACCTGCTTCAAAGAGCCCAAATGCTCTCAATTTTATACCCACTTGGCTATGAAATGAGTATAGATGATATGGCTAAAGAGTTTGATCTTCCTCTTCCAAAAAAAGAAAAATTAAAAAGCTTAAACTATAAACTACCTAAAAAACCACTTGATAAATTTGATGAGTTTATAGAAAGTCCTAATTTTAAAGAGCCTTTAAAGGGCGTTGAAACTATGATTAAAGATAGTTTAAACACCTTATTAAAAGAGTGCAATACTTACGAAGAAGCATTTAATAAGCTTTATGAAATTTATGATGGTGTTCCTTTAGACATTTTAGAAAATGTGATGTTTAGTGCCATGTCTAATGCTGAAATTTTAGGACTTAGTGATGAGTTTTAA
- the terL gene encoding phage terminase large subunit — translation MLFNKDELNGFLNDVKLTNQNSSNLQKIAKFEFKEWLDGLSSDLKKALQSGLDPTKKDERVKKAKSSFKDMVSIYFGHHVKFPETSKFRNFFYKHNSTLTKNNHHMVFKAYRGAAKTTLISRLYVLFIKVVKKEKRNTIIVSATLDLSKKTLDFIKDELETNSLFIDDFNITKGEIWSSEEIVFYVGKKPFKISVYGAGKKIRGENWRGFRPDLIICDDLENDENVKTKSQRDKIYNWFEKAIMKLPARDDENYNIFVIGTTLHYDCLLNRLEKRVDFKSFTFPLVLSFPFDLETFALDEFILDDISLNKERFFLEYKASKGAFLSEYQQEPLSSDELSFSSYQTFDEMPLCDAYYMGIDPSLGKSKGDYFSIAILGLLDNKFYAKVKMTKLKPEVMAERIISEAASILSLNRPLKIAIETVQFQEFFKDYLEKRSCELGIYLPIISLKNTVAKELRIDSLTPPINNGVILIDKHSHTFIDELDTYPKSAHDDGLDSLEFAWRIAKVPNFDYEKANKFMSEIRQKKSFLKRIFR, via the coding sequence ATGCTATTTAATAAAGACGAACTAAATGGCTTTTTAAATGATGTTAAATTAACTAATCAAAACAGCTCTAATTTACAAAAAATAGCCAAATTTGAGTTTAAAGAGTGGCTAGATGGCTTAAGCTCTGATCTTAAAAAAGCCTTGCAAAGTGGCTTAGACCCTACAAAAAAAGATGAAAGAGTAAAAAAGGCAAAGAGCAGTTTTAAAGATATGGTTAGTATCTATTTTGGCCACCATGTAAAATTTCCAGAAACTTCTAAATTTAGAAACTTTTTTTATAAACACAACTCCACTCTAACTAAAAACAACCATCATATGGTTTTTAAAGCCTACAGGGGTGCGGCTAAAACTACTCTTATAAGTAGACTTTATGTTTTGTTTATAAAAGTAGTTAAAAAAGAAAAAAGAAACACCATCATAGTCTCAGCCACACTTGATCTAAGCAAAAAAACGCTTGATTTTATAAAAGACGAACTAGAGACAAATTCTCTTTTTATAGATGATTTTAACATCACAAAAGGAGAGATTTGGAGTAGTGAAGAGATTGTGTTTTATGTTGGTAAAAAGCCTTTTAAGATAAGTGTATATGGAGCTGGCAAAAAGATAAGGGGCGAAAACTGGAGAGGCTTTAGACCTGATTTGATAATATGCGATGACTTAGAAAATGATGAAAATGTTAAAACAAAAAGTCAAAGAGATAAAATTTACAACTGGTTTGAAAAAGCCATTATGAAGCTACCAGCAAGAGATGATGAAAACTACAACATCTTTGTTATAGGCACAACCTTGCATTATGACTGCTTACTTAACCGCCTTGAAAAAAGAGTGGATTTTAAAAGCTTTACATTTCCTTTGGTTTTAAGCTTTCCTTTTGATTTAGAGACTTTTGCATTAGATGAGTTTATCTTAGATGATATCTCTTTAAATAAAGAGAGATTTTTTCTAGAGTATAAAGCAAGTAAGGGGGCTTTTTTAAGTGAGTATCAACAAGAGCCATTAAGTAGTGATGAGCTTAGCTTTAGCTCTTATCAAACATTTGATGAGATGCCACTATGTGATGCTTACTATATGGGAATAGACCCAAGTTTGGGCAAGTCAAAAGGGGATTATTTTAGTATAGCTATTTTAGGGCTATTAGATAATAAATTTTATGCAAAAGTTAAGATGACAAAATTAAAGCCTGAGGTGATGGCTGAGAGAATTATCAGCGAAGCAGCTAGTATCTTAAGTCTAAACAGGCCTTTAAAAATAGCCATTGAAACTGTGCAGTTTCAAGAGTTTTTTAAAGACTATTTAGAAAAAAGGTCTTGTGAGTTAGGAATTTATTTGCCGATTATTTCGCTTAAAAATACAGTGGCTAAAGAGTTAAGGATAGATAGTTTAACCCCACCAATTAACAATGGAGTTATCTTAATAGACAAGCACTCTCATACTTTTATAGATGAACTTGATACTTACCCAAAATCAGCTCACGATGATGGGCTTGATAGTTTAGAGTTTGCATGGCGTATAGCAAAAGTGCCAAATTTTGATTATGAAAAGGCAAATAAATTTATGAGTGAAATTAGACAAAAGAAAAGCTTTTTAAAAAGGATATTTAGATGA
- a CDS encoding AAA family ATPase → MNLQERIAEFLLSKGVSQNQFAKTVGINPAYLTGYMKEGKDFKYANKVEDLAKNYLDNFIQSKPKNQDDLPFITTKDAKSINAVIEWSVEDRDLGVIIGDAGTGKSRAIKEFSKSHPEAVLIEATISTNARALFRMLCLKFGITTSKSVDEMIRDVADSLKKIDKVIIIDEAEHLPYRALEALRRMYDFSKSPVVLVGTKKLLNNLTGAKKSNLEYEQLSSRVGSKWFLEGLTYLNGDKAKVNKDLVEVCKLFGVENNELINQIERLTRGNFRKTEKLLKRAKRVADLNEMGIDGECINEATKMLLL, encoded by the coding sequence ATGAATTTACAAGAGAGAATCGCTGAGTTTTTACTTAGCAAAGGGGTAAGCCAAAATCAGTTTGCAAAAACAGTTGGGATAAATCCTGCTTACTTAACTGGATATATGAAAGAAGGCAAGGACTTCAAATATGCAAATAAAGTTGAAGACCTTGCAAAAAATTACCTTGATAATTTTATCCAAAGTAAGCCAAAAAATCAAGACGACCTACCATTTATCACTACAAAAGATGCAAAAAGCATAAATGCTGTGATTGAGTGGAGTGTGGAAGATAGAGATCTAGGCGTAATCATAGGAGATGCTGGAACTGGTAAGAGTAGAGCTATAAAAGAGTTTTCTAAAAGCCACCCAGAAGCGGTGCTAATAGAGGCAACTATATCAACAAATGCAAGGGCACTTTTTCGTATGCTATGCCTTAAATTTGGCATAACTACAAGTAAAAGCGTAGATGAGATGATAAGAGATGTGGCAGATAGCCTTAAAAAGATAGATAAGGTAATCATCATAGATGAAGCAGAACATTTGCCATATCGTGCTTTAGAGGCGTTAAGAAGGATGTATGATTTTAGTAAAAGCCCTGTGGTGTTGGTTGGGACAAAAAAACTGCTAAACAACTTAACCGGGGCTAAAAAAAGCAACCTTGAGTATGAACAACTTAGTAGCCGTGTGGGGTCAAAGTGGTTTTTGGAAGGGTTAACATACCTTAACGGTGATAAAGCAAAAGTAAATAAAGATCTAGTAGAAGTTTGTAAGCTTTTTGGCGTGGAAAATAACGAGCTGATAAATCAAATAGAACGCCTTACAAGGGGAAATTTTAGAAAAACGGAAAAACTACTTAAAAGAGCTAAAAGAGTGGCGGATTTAAATGAGATGGGTATAGATGGGGAGTGTATAAATGAAGCAACAAAGATGCTTTTACTTTGA
- a CDS encoding phage virion morphogenesis protein, with amino-acid sequence MPVKVTNLDEIQKSLKRLRAYTINLKPTLKAVGEMVRTSIDESFESEKSPFGKRWKPISATTAFNYAGGKRKSYYKNGKSQKKGFLQKYGIHGDKKLLYESGNLRTSWGVKADNKSVVVESYAKGGKQNFPYGLTHQFGSKGIPPRPFLPIDSSGNLEPNLKRDILEMIENDINKKATDMAVKTFIKSIKNLT; translated from the coding sequence ATGCCAGTTAAAGTAACAAATTTAGATGAAATACAAAAAAGCCTTAAAAGGCTTCGTGCCTACACAATAAACTTAAAACCCACTCTAAAAGCAGTTGGTGAGATGGTAAGAACTAGCATAGATGAGAGTTTTGAGAGTGAAAAAAGTCCATTTGGCAAGCGTTGGAAGCCAATATCTGCAACTACAGCTTTTAACTATGCAGGTGGTAAAAGAAAATCCTACTATAAAAATGGCAAATCACAAAAAAAGGGTTTTTTACAAAAATACGGCATTCATGGAGATAAAAAGCTTTTATATGAGAGTGGAAATTTAAGGACTAGCTGGGGCGTTAAGGCTGATAATAAAAGCGTAGTGGTTGAAAGCTATGCTAAGGGTGGTAAGCAAAATTTTCCATATGGTTTAACTCATCAATTTGGTAGTAAAGGCATCCCCCCACGACCATTTTTACCAATTGATAGTAGTGGAAATTTAGAGCCGAATTTAAAGCGTGATATTTTAGAGATGATAGAAAATGATATAAATAAAAAAGCCACAGATATGGCTGTTAAAACATTTATTAAGTCCATTAAAAATTTAACATAA
- a CDS encoding DUF1804 family protein, with the protein MSSTKELARELYLKGFNISKIAQILHKSPKTIQNYKSRDGNWDMIKATDAILNAKNSGETIYNSFIDQMYQAIKDITDDDKLSSIEKANALSKVGDSFAKMKYIAKLEDPASYKLSIVKEVIKLIVEHFKSSGDDKSLQNLVLLLDSAEFNKKIENLNAI; encoded by the coding sequence TTGAGTTCTACAAAGGAGCTAGCTAGGGAGCTTTACTTAAAAGGCTTTAACATTTCAAAAATAGCCCAAATCTTACATAAAAGCCCTAAAACTATCCAAAACTATAAAAGCCGTGATGGTAACTGGGATATGATAAAAGCAACAGATGCTATCTTAAATGCTAAAAATAGTGGTGAAACTATCTATAATAGCTTCATAGACCAGATGTATCAAGCCATAAAAGATATAACCGATGATGATAAGCTCTCGTCTATAGAAAAAGCAAACGCTTTATCAAAAGTAGGCGATAGCTTTGCAAAGATGAAGTATATTGCTAAGCTTGAAGATCCAGCATCATATAAACTTAGCATTGTAAAAGAGGTTATTAAGCTTATAGTAGAGCACTTTAAAAGCAGTGGGGATGATAAGAGCTTACAAAACTTAGTTTTACTTTTAGATAGTGCTGAGTTTAACAAAAAAATAGAGAATTTAAATGCTATTTAA
- a CDS encoding Mu-like prophage major head subunit gpT family protein: MAHFEETAIGFKAIFQKTFNDVKSEADTLAMRVNSNNLSEKYVWLGNFPMMKEWVGDRDIKKFKDYGYTLENQPFEATVTVPNNHLEYDKVGLYKPAIEQMAFNAKKFGAKLVADILLTGESSKCYDGLSFFNDAHKIGNDTYANLGTGVLNSENLIAAQAFMMSIKGDSGQSLGVMPSHLVCGPKNLANAIKTIEKDLLVGGETNPTYKRYELLVMPEITDSSWYLMDLSKPVKPFVLQVAKDGVFEASNDHHFMKDAALFGCKSFMNAGYALWQLAYKSSGA, from the coding sequence ATGGCACATTTTGAAGAGACAGCAATTGGCTTTAAAGCTATATTTCAAAAAACATTTAATGATGTAAAAAGCGAAGCTGATACCTTAGCTATGAGAGTTAATAGCAATAACTTAAGTGAAAAGTATGTTTGGCTTGGAAACTTTCCGATGATGAAAGAGTGGGTTGGCGATAGAGATATCAAAAAGTTTAAAGACTATGGATATACCTTAGAAAACCAGCCATTTGAAGCAACTGTAACAGTTCCAAATAATCATTTAGAGTATGATAAAGTTGGTCTATATAAACCAGCCATTGAACAGATGGCATTTAATGCTAAAAAATTTGGAGCAAAACTGGTAGCTGATATTTTACTAACTGGAGAGAGTAGTAAGTGCTATGATGGACTATCTTTTTTTAATGATGCACACAAAATAGGAAATGATACTTATGCAAATTTAGGCACAGGTGTTTTAAATAGTGAAAACTTAATAGCTGCGCAAGCCTTTATGATGAGTATAAAAGGCGATAGTGGGCAAAGTTTAGGCGTAATGCCATCGCACTTAGTTTGTGGTCCAAAAAACCTAGCAAATGCCATAAAAACAATTGAAAAAGATCTTTTAGTAGGTGGAGAGACAAATCCAACTTATAAAAGATATGAGCTTTTAGTGATGCCTGAGATAACTGATAGTAGCTGGTATTTGATGGATCTTAGTAAGCCAGTTAAACCTTTTGTTTTACAGGTTGCAAAGGACGGTGTTTTTGAAGCAAGTAATGATCACCACTTTATGAAAGATGCAGCACTATTTGGGTGTAAAAGCTTTATGAATGCTGGGTATGCGCTTTGGCAGTTAGCTTATAAATCAAGTGGGGCTTAA
- a CDS encoding phage minor head protein yields MIDFFKNPDELVAKFKSKDLKTSFDYDEIRHEAHKRVFTIAKMINLDLLKDMQNSISRAINDGITFDEWKKDIIPHLKKSGWWGEVKVKDPKTGKEKDIFVGSRRLKTIFDTNLRTTYAGAKKQSLDESSIEYYRYTAVLDSRTRPSHRKMHGKVFHKDHPFWKKNFPPNGWGCRCSVRGYTKDQLKKMGITPQSLKHPDIADKDFAYNITDHDLKDEFYKKANKKLKNTPKIAKFESERNLYVWQKGLDEMVDEIIVKKNYKSPINAIQVGMLNKEVMELISKFLPLKNRDKKGLILTKDRLYHARPERKGEYNHDFSIDEMRQIVKILSDESKIYVDLRDNHNNIVFIFDDVKDAKRLNLIPIEMIKTHKKFKDDNYIITLDKVDKIDIENWIKGKKIVKLK; encoded by the coding sequence TTGATTGATTTTTTTAAAAATCCTGATGAGCTGGTGGCTAAATTTAAGTCTAAAGATTTAAAGACTAGTTTTGATTATGATGAGATAAGGCATGAAGCCCACAAAAGAGTTTTTACAATAGCTAAGATGATAAATCTTGATCTATTAAAAGATATGCAAAACTCTATTAGTAGGGCGATAAATGATGGTATAACCTTTGATGAGTGGAAAAAAGATATCATACCGCACTTAAAAAAGAGTGGTTGGTGGGGTGAAGTTAAGGTAAAAGATCCTAAAACTGGCAAAGAAAAAGATATCTTTGTTGGCTCAAGGCGATTAAAGACTATATTTGATACAAATTTAAGAACTACTTATGCAGGAGCTAAAAAGCAAAGCCTTGATGAAAGTTCTATAGAGTATTACCGCTACACAGCAGTTCTTGATAGTAGAACAAGACCAAGTCATAGAAAAATGCATGGTAAAGTTTTTCATAAAGACCACCCCTTTTGGAAAAAGAATTTTCCACCAAATGGCTGGGGTTGTAGATGCAGTGTTAGGGGCTATACAAAAGATCAGCTTAAAAAAATGGGTATAACCCCACAAAGCCTAAAGCACCCTGATATCGCAGATAAGGACTTTGCTTATAACATAACAGATCACGATTTAAAAGATGAGTTTTACAAAAAGGCTAATAAAAAGCTAAAAAATACCCCTAAAATAGCTAAATTTGAGAGTGAGAGAAATCTTTATGTGTGGCAAAAGGGGCTTGATGAGATGGTAGATGAGATAATTGTAAAGAAAAACTATAAAAGCCCTATAAATGCTATTCAAGTTGGAATGCTAAATAAGGAGGTTATGGAATTAATATCTAAATTCCTACCACTTAAAAACAGAGATAAAAAAGGACTTATTTTAACAAAAGATAGATTATATCATGCAAGACCTGAACGAAAAGGTGAGTATAATCATGATTTTAGTATAGATGAGATGAGGCAAATAGTTAAAATTTTAAGCGATGAGAGTAAAATTTATGTGGATTTAAGAGACAATCATAACAACATAGTTTTTATCTTTGATGATGTAAAGGATGCCAAAAGATTAAATTTAATACCAATTGAGATGATAAAAACTCATAAGAAATTCAAAGATGATAACTATATAATAACACTTGATAAGGTGGATAAAATAGACATAGAAAACTGGATAAAAGGAAAGAAAATAGTTAAACTTAAGTAA
- a CDS encoding tape measure protein has protein sequence MSKDLSIKISVDSKDATSNVDKLSKGFENLKQKVDFGAHLAQLSAGLATLGAKFTSLVGKSLELADNFSMLKARVNLVSASNDEFIASMQTLFSISQNTASSFESTAGLYTSLKTATSNLSVSQRELLDVTKTINQTLLISGASASSSSAALIQLSQAFASGVLRGDELNSVLEQSPRLARAIAEGLGVSVGALRELGAEGKLSADEVFNALKNQGEVIDSEFSKMPLTIENARVKIQNSLLAMVGDLDSTSGASKGVANSLNLISVWIDNNRANIVEFGSDIYKSFELIGSALILVVNGVREGVLSMSAAVGDGVNNALSFVTSLIDSATSKLEGLINGINSFVGLSEVSLGKIGEVKIFNTDALKDEYSEVKKQNDMIFQSIKEQFNDIAKTSYNSAKKPLAPSQIKNIVTPTKQSTTPKRTISKKQANPQVQYKKALDKAIAYYDAIGDLENKRLKEKEKQSLKLKELGLNDLQISEYFAKEETKIKDEQNLEQLKSKERYYELLGEKVKASNTRLQIRALEMQKDGFSGQEISKALYGNENRKQNYDNLNSKMGFDTGISGSFMDKMFALNEFLETEKARIEAHYSSLEDLKVNHIAKENELDRMNMAYKMGIAGAGFDALGSLAMQFYKASDGKNRGALRAYQAMMVGKAIVNTYTAATNAYASAGNPILGAAMAAIAIAEGMAQVAMIKSQKFHFGGGVGLRSDEVNATLQTGEYVLSRKDVANLKDDRGTSGGVVIVNTLDRSVFDQWASSRDGKRVIKNVISDN, from the coding sequence ATGAGTAAAGATCTAAGTATAAAAATATCAGTTGATAGTAAAGATGCTACTTCAAATGTTGATAAATTAAGCAAGGGCTTTGAGAATTTAAAACAAAAGGTAGATTTTGGAGCCCACCTTGCACAACTTAGTGCTGGACTTGCAACGCTTGGAGCAAAATTTACATCTTTAGTAGGCAAATCACTTGAACTTGCGGATAATTTTAGTATGCTAAAAGCAAGGGTTAATTTAGTAAGTGCTTCAAATGATGAGTTTATAGCATCTATGCAGACTCTTTTTAGCATCTCTCAAAACACAGCTTCATCTTTTGAAAGCACAGCTGGGCTTTATACTTCACTAAAAACAGCAACTTCAAACTTAAGTGTTTCACAGCGTGAGCTTTTAGATGTTACAAAAACTATAAACCAGACTTTGCTAATAAGTGGAGCAAGTGCTAGTTCAAGTAGTGCTGCACTAATTCAACTCTCTCAAGCTTTTGCAAGTGGAGTTTTAAGGGGTGATGAGCTTAACTCAGTACTTGAACAAAGCCCAAGACTTGCTAGAGCAATAGCCGAGGGCTTAGGAGTTAGTGTTGGGGCTTTAAGAGAGCTTGGTGCTGAGGGTAAGCTTAGTGCAGATGAAGTATTTAACGCTTTAAAAAATCAAGGCGAAGTAATAGATAGTGAGTTTTCAAAGATGCCACTAACTATAGAAAATGCAAGAGTTAAGATACAAAACTCACTTTTAGCAATGGTAGGAGATCTTGATAGTACAAGTGGGGCTAGTAAAGGAGTTGCAAATTCCCTTAATTTAATAAGTGTGTGGATAGATAATAATAGAGCAAATATAGTAGAGTTTGGAAGTGATATTTATAAGAGCTTTGAATTAATTGGAAGTGCTTTGATACTAGTAGTAAATGGCGTTAGAGAAGGCGTCCTTTCTATGAGTGCTGCTGTGGGAGATGGCGTTAATAACGCCTTAAGCTTTGTAACTTCTTTAATAGATAGCGCTACTTCAAAGCTAGAGGGCTTAATAAATGGGATAAATAGCTTTGTGGGCTTAAGTGAAGTTAGTCTAGGCAAGATTGGAGAGGTTAAAATCTTTAATACAGATGCTTTAAAAGATGAATATAGTGAAGTTAAAAAGCAAAATGATATGATTTTTCAAAGCATCAAAGAGCAATTTAATGACATAGCAAAAACTTCATATAATAGTGCTAAAAAGCCCCTAGCTCCAAGCCAGATTAAAAACATTGTTACACCTACAAAACAAAGCACCACGCCAAAAAGAACTATTTCTAAAAAACAAGCCAACCCACAAGTCCAGTATAAAAAAGCACTTGATAAAGCAATAGCTTACTATGATGCTATAGGGGATTTAGAAAATAAAAGATTAAAAGAAAAAGAAAAACAATCACTAAAACTAAAAGAGTTGGGGCTTAATGATTTGCAAATAAGTGAGTATTTTGCAAAAGAGGAAACCAAAATTAAAGATGAGCAAAACTTAGAGCAATTAAAAAGCAAAGAAAGATACTATGAGCTGCTTGGCGAAAAGGTAAAAGCTAGTAACACAAGACTTCAAATTAGGGCTTTAGAAATGCAAAAGGATGGCTTTAGTGGACAGGAGATTTCTAAAGCCTTGTATGGTAATGAAAATAGGAAGCAAAATTACGATAATCTAAACTCAAAAATGGGCTTTGATACTGGAATATCTGGAAGCTTTATGGATAAGATGTTTGCACTTAATGAGTTTTTAGAGACTGAAAAAGCAAGAATAGAGGCTCATTATAGCTCACTTGAAGATTTAAAAGTAAATCACATCGCTAAAGAAAACGAACTTGATAGGATGAATATGGCATATAAAATGGGCATAGCTGGGGCTGGGTTTGATGCTTTGGGAAGTTTGGCGATGCAGTTTTATAAAGCAAGTGATGGTAAAAATAGAGGTGCTTTAAGAGCATATCAAGCGATGATGGTTGGCAAAGCAATTGTAAATACTTACACAGCTGCAACTAATGCTTATGCCTCAGCTGGTAATCCAATTCTTGGTGCTGCAATGGCAGCTATTGCAATAGCAGAGGGTATGGCACAAGTTGCGATGATAAAATCACAAAAATTTCACTTTGGTGGTGGAGTTGGACTAAGAAGTGATGAAGTAAATGCCACACTTCAAACAGGAGAGTATGTTTTAAGTAGGAAAGATGTAGCAAATTTAAAAGATGATCGTGGTACAAGCGGTGGAGTTGTGATAGTAAATACTCTTGATAGGTCTGTGTTTGATCAGTGGGCAAGTAGTAGAGATGGAAAAAGAGTGATTAAAAATGTTATTTCAGATAATTAA